One window of the Streptomyces asoensis genome contains the following:
- a CDS encoding 30S ribosomal protein bS22, translated as MGSVIKKRRKRMAKKKHRKLLKRTRVQRRNKK; from the coding sequence GTGGGCTCTGTTATCAAGAAGCGGCGCAAGCGGATGGCCAAGAAGAAGCACCGCAAGCTGCTCAAGCGCACGCGCGTTCAGCGTCGCAACAAGAAGTAA
- a CDS encoding GlxA family transcriptional regulator: protein MDPAYRVALVAFPGIRAFDVSVITEVWGTDRTDRGAPAFDLRRVATDSASVPMRGGLALAPDRTLTWLSRADLILVPGLDDHLTPAPAPVLDALRRAHARGTTLAALCGGAFTLAQAGLLDGRRAITHWGLIDFLRTHHPRVNVVPDALFIEDDNIWTAAGTAAGIDLCLHLVRRSHGAEAAATIARSMVTAPFRTGTQAQFIEHPTPRADRDADNLAAVRDHALRHLHEPLTVAGLAARAGMSPRSFARHFTAETGATPLRWLLDQRIAAAQKLLERTDLPMPEVARRAGFGSEVTMRQHFASRLATSPRAYRTAFSTRSVTGPVAGGSSPIAR, encoded by the coding sequence GTGGACCCTGCGTACCGCGTCGCCCTCGTCGCCTTCCCCGGCATCCGCGCCTTCGACGTGTCCGTCATCACCGAGGTCTGGGGCACCGACCGCACCGACCGCGGCGCCCCCGCCTTCGACCTGCGCCGAGTCGCCACCGACAGCGCTTCCGTCCCGATGCGCGGCGGCCTGGCCCTCGCCCCCGACCGCACCCTCACCTGGCTCTCCCGAGCCGACCTGATCCTGGTCCCCGGCCTGGACGACCACCTCACCCCCGCACCCGCCCCCGTCCTGGACGCTCTGCGCCGCGCCCACGCCCGCGGCACCACCCTCGCGGCCCTGTGCGGCGGCGCCTTCACCCTCGCCCAGGCCGGCCTCCTCGACGGCCGCCGAGCGATCACCCACTGGGGCCTGATCGACTTCCTGCGCACCCACCACCCCCGAGTGAACGTCGTCCCCGACGCCCTCTTCATCGAGGACGACAACATCTGGACCGCCGCCGGCACGGCAGCCGGCATCGACCTCTGCCTCCACCTGGTCCGCCGCTCCCACGGCGCCGAGGCGGCCGCCACCATCGCCCGCTCGATGGTCACCGCCCCCTTCCGCACCGGCACCCAGGCCCAGTTCATCGAACACCCCACCCCCCGCGCCGACCGGGACGCCGACAACCTCGCCGCCGTACGCGACCACGCCCTGCGCCACCTGCACGAACCACTCACCGTCGCCGGCCTGGCGGCGCGGGCCGGCATGTCCCCCCGCAGCTTCGCCCGCCACTTCACGGCCGAGACCGGCGCCACCCCCCTGCGCTGGCTCCTCGACCAGCGCATCGCCGCGGCCCAGAAACTCCTCGAACGCACCGACCTCCCCATGCCCGAGGTGGCCCGGCGGGCCGGCTTCGGCAGCGAGGTCACGATGCGCCAGCACTTCGCATCGCGCCTCGCCACCAGCCCACGCGCCTACCGCACCGCGTTCAGCACCCGCTCGGTGACCGGCCCCGTCGCGGGCGGCAGCAGCCCGATCGCGCGATAG
- the trpS gene encoding tryptophan--tRNA ligase — MKRVFSGVKPTGHLTLGNYLGALRQWAEVDQHRADSLFCVVDLHALTVEHDPARVRRLSRQAATLLLATGLDPQLCTVFVQSHVDEHARLSYLLECVATDGEMRRMIQYKEKSGRERERGGSVRLSLLTYPVLMAADILAYGSDEVPVGDDQSQHVELTRDLAVRFNQRYGHTFVVPKATHPAVAARVMNLQAPTSKMGKSDDLGPGIVYLLDEPDVVRKKVMRAVTDSGREVVYDREERPGLANLLEILAACTGGEPEALAGAYGSYGALKKDTADAVVEVLRPVQARHRELCADPVHVEGVLRDGAAKARAMARPVVDSAYRAIGLLPPATGPVTERVLNAVR; from the coding sequence ATGAAGCGGGTCTTCAGCGGGGTCAAGCCGACCGGGCATCTGACGCTGGGGAACTACCTGGGCGCTCTGCGGCAGTGGGCCGAGGTCGACCAGCACCGGGCGGACTCGCTGTTCTGCGTCGTCGATCTGCACGCGCTGACCGTGGAGCACGATCCGGCGCGGGTGCGTCGGCTCAGTCGGCAGGCGGCGACGCTGTTGCTGGCGACGGGACTGGATCCACAGCTGTGCACCGTGTTCGTACAGAGTCATGTGGACGAGCACGCGCGGTTGTCGTATCTGCTGGAGTGCGTGGCCACGGACGGCGAGATGCGGCGGATGATCCAGTACAAGGAGAAGTCCGGGCGGGAGCGGGAGCGCGGGGGCAGTGTGCGGCTGTCGCTGCTGACCTATCCCGTGCTGATGGCGGCGGACATCCTTGCCTACGGCTCCGACGAGGTGCCGGTGGGCGACGACCAGTCCCAGCATGTCGAGCTCACACGCGATCTGGCGGTGCGGTTCAACCAGCGGTACGGACACACGTTCGTCGTGCCGAAGGCCACGCATCCGGCGGTGGCGGCGCGGGTGATGAACCTCCAGGCGCCGACGTCGAAGATGGGCAAGAGCGACGACCTCGGGCCGGGAATCGTCTATCTGCTGGACGAGCCCGATGTGGTGCGCAAGAAGGTCATGCGGGCTGTCACCGACAGTGGGCGGGAGGTCGTGTACGACCGGGAGGAGCGGCCGGGGCTCGCCAATCTGCTGGAGATCCTCGCCGCGTGTACGGGCGGGGAGCCTGAGGCCCTGGCCGGTGCCTATGGGTCGTACGGCGCATTGAAGAAGGACACGGCTGACGCGGTGGTCGAGGTCCTGCGGCCGGTGCAGGCCAGGCACCGGGAGCTCTGCGCGGATCCCGTCCATGTGGAGGGGGTGCTGCGGGACGGGGCGGCGAAGGCTCGGGCGATGGCGCGGCCGGTCGTGGACAGCGCCTATCGCGCGATCGGGCTGCTGCCGCCCGCGACGGGGCCGGTCACCGAGCGGGTGCTGAACGCGGTGCGGTAG
- a CDS encoding HAD family hydrolase, with amino-acid sequence MRYDLVIFDNDGVLVDSEPISNRLLAAYLTELGHPTSYEDSIRDYMGSAMHRIHDLVQERTGQLLPAEFDDTFHRRVFAAFEQELEPVAGAVDVLAKLAADGVPYCVASSGSHERIRVGHRKTGLDRWFEDARIFSSQDVGKGKPAPDLFLHAAQRMGVAPERCVVVEDSPLGVRAAVAAGMDVYGFTAMTPAAKLAGATQLFSDMGQLPDLLI; translated from the coding sequence ATGCGCTACGACCTGGTGATTTTCGACAACGATGGTGTCCTGGTGGACAGTGAGCCGATCTCCAATCGGCTGCTGGCCGCCTATCTGACCGAGCTCGGGCATCCCACCTCGTACGAGGACTCCATCCGTGACTACATGGGGTCTGCGATGCATCGCATCCACGACCTGGTCCAGGAGCGCACGGGGCAGCTGCTGCCGGCGGAGTTCGACGACACGTTTCACCGGCGGGTGTTCGCGGCCTTCGAGCAGGAGCTGGAGCCCGTGGCGGGCGCCGTGGACGTCCTCGCGAAGCTGGCCGCGGACGGGGTGCCGTACTGCGTGGCGTCCTCCGGGAGCCATGAGCGGATTCGGGTGGGGCATCGGAAGACCGGGCTGGACCGGTGGTTCGAGGATGCGCGGATCTTCAGCTCGCAGGATGTCGGGAAGGGGAAGCCGGCGCCGGATCTCTTCCTGCACGCGGCTCAGCGGATGGGGGTGGCGCCGGAGCGGTGTGTGGTCGTGGAGGACAGTCCGCTGGGGGTGCGGGCAGCTGTGGCGGCCGGGATGGACGTCTACGGGTTCACCGCGATGACTCCGGCCGCGAAGCTCGCGGGGGCCACTCAACTCTTCTCCGACATGGGGCAGTTGCCTGACCTGCTGATCTGA
- a CDS encoding lysophospholipid acyltransferase family protein: MADAKVIPFDDDRSRGSAVTRPPRRRGAVSRRRNGEPAPVREIGEAGEVGEVQPLPTRAAGQDDVPVTGEERLDKDAGGLERRIAGGLSFLRRRLTGDYEVDDFGYDEELTDQVLMSLLRPLYEKYFRVEVKGVENIPAEGGALIVANHSGTLPLDGLMMQVAVHDHHPAGRHLRLLAADLVFVLPVVNELARKLGHTLACAEDAERLLGQGELVGVMPEGFKGIGKPFSERYKLQRFGRGGFVSTALRQGAPIIPCSIVGAEEIYPMIGNAKTLARVLGFPYFPLTPTFPWLGPLGGIPLPTKWTIQFGEPIPTDGYPPEAAEDPMLMFNLTDQVREQIQHTLYKLLVQRRSVFF, encoded by the coding sequence ATGGCGGATGCCAAGGTCATTCCGTTCGACGACGACCGGTCCCGGGGGAGCGCCGTAACGCGGCCGCCCCGGCGCCGGGGTGCGGTGAGCCGGCGCAGGAACGGCGAGCCCGCGCCGGTCCGGGAGATCGGCGAGGCCGGTGAGGTCGGTGAGGTCCAGCCCCTGCCCACCAGGGCGGCTGGGCAGGATGATGTTCCTGTGACGGGTGAGGAACGGCTGGACAAGGACGCGGGCGGCCTGGAGCGGCGGATCGCGGGCGGGCTGTCCTTCCTGCGCCGGCGCCTCACGGGCGACTACGAGGTCGACGACTTCGGCTATGACGAGGAGCTGACCGACCAGGTCCTGATGTCCTTGCTGCGGCCGCTGTACGAGAAGTACTTCCGGGTCGAGGTGAAGGGTGTCGAGAACATCCCGGCGGAGGGGGGCGCGCTGATCGTCGCCAACCACTCCGGGACGCTGCCGTTGGACGGCCTGATGATGCAGGTCGCCGTCCACGACCACCACCCGGCGGGCCGGCACCTGCGACTGCTGGCCGCCGACCTCGTCTTCGTGCTGCCGGTCGTCAACGAGCTGGCCCGCAAGCTCGGGCACACCCTCGCCTGCGCGGAGGACGCCGAACGGCTGCTCGGCCAGGGCGAGCTGGTCGGGGTGATGCCGGAGGGCTTCAAGGGCATCGGGAAGCCCTTCAGCGAGCGCTACAAGCTCCAGCGGTTCGGCCGGGGCGGCTTCGTCTCCACGGCACTGCGTCAGGGAGCTCCGATCATCCCCTGCTCGATCGTCGGGGCCGAGGAGATCTACCCGATGATCGGCAACGCGAAGACGTTGGCGCGGGTGCTCGGGTTCCCGTACTTCCCGCTGACGCCGACCTTCCCGTGGCTGGGACCGCTGGGCGGCATTCCCCTGCCGACGAAGTGGACGATCCAGTTCGGCGAGCCGATCCCGACGGACGGCTACCCGCCGGAGGCGGCGGAGGACCCCATGCTGATGTTCAACCTGACGGACCAGGTCCGTGAACAGATCCAGCACACCCTCTACAAGCTGCTGGTGCAGCGGCGGTCGGTGTTCTTCTGA
- a CDS encoding MFS transporter has protein sequence MTEVLRRGRASLAFSFFAQGAAFALLVTRIPAIQNRYEVSDALLPVFLAAVPILAGVGSVTTEQLVKRIPPSRVLRWSQPVVLLALLGVGAGRGMAELGVALAVFGLAVGALDASMNMLGVSLQRTYGRSIMLSFHAVYSLGGIVGASLAWVGAHWHLALWVSYLPVVAVLLPAVLVGSRWYVDGGAEDGKAGDAESGGGGTGVVFKVLLPLCLVMTFAYIGDSTVSNWSAKYLQDVLGSSEQLATVPYNVYMVTTLLGRAIGDFGVRRFGAAAVVRLGALVAAAGFAVVAVAPGAWVGMLGFTLVGLGLCVLVPQTFAAAGRLFPGASDAAIARLNIFNYVGFLIGSPLVGALGDAWTYRGAMVVPMVLVLVTLVYARSFAAQPDRYGGGHERPRTADVGRGSNGL, from the coding sequence ATGACAGAAGTGCTGCGGCGCGGTAGGGCCTCTTTGGCGTTCAGCTTTTTCGCGCAGGGCGCGGCCTTTGCTCTGCTGGTGACACGGATCCCAGCCATCCAGAACAGGTACGAGGTCTCGGACGCGCTGCTGCCCGTCTTCCTGGCGGCCGTGCCCATCCTGGCCGGGGTCGGAAGCGTGACGACCGAGCAGCTGGTGAAGCGGATACCGCCCAGCCGGGTGCTGCGGTGGTCCCAGCCGGTGGTGCTGCTGGCGCTGCTCGGGGTCGGGGCAGGGCGGGGGATGGCCGAGCTGGGTGTCGCCCTGGCCGTCTTCGGCCTCGCCGTGGGGGCGCTGGACGCCTCGATGAACATGCTCGGGGTGAGTCTTCAGCGGACGTACGGGCGCAGCATCATGCTCAGCTTCCATGCCGTGTACAGCCTGGGCGGGATCGTGGGGGCCTCGCTGGCGTGGGTGGGGGCGCATTGGCATCTCGCGCTGTGGGTGTCGTATCTGCCGGTGGTGGCGGTGCTGTTGCCGGCCGTCCTGGTGGGGAGCCGTTGGTATGTGGACGGGGGTGCGGAGGACGGCAAGGCGGGGGACGCCGAGTCGGGGGGCGGCGGTACGGGTGTCGTCTTCAAGGTGTTGCTGCCGCTGTGTCTGGTGATGACCTTCGCCTATATCGGGGACTCGACGGTCTCCAACTGGAGCGCGAAGTATCTCCAGGACGTGCTGGGCAGCAGCGAGCAGCTGGCCACCGTTCCGTACAACGTCTACATGGTGACCACGCTGCTCGGGCGGGCCATCGGGGACTTCGGGGTGCGGCGGTTCGGGGCCGCGGCGGTGGTGCGGCTGGGGGCGCTGGTGGCGGCTGCGGGGTTCGCGGTGGTGGCCGTCGCGCCCGGGGCGTGGGTCGGGATGCTCGGGTTCACGCTCGTGGGGCTGGGGTTGTGCGTACTGGTGCCGCAGACGTTCGCGGCGGCGGGACGGTTGTTCCCGGGGGCTTCGGATGCGGCGATCGCCCGTCTCAACATCTTCAATTACGTCGGGTTCCTGATCGGTTCGCCGTTGGTGGGGGCGCTGGGGGACGCCTGGACCTATCGGGGAGCGATGGTGGTGCCGATGGTGTTGGTGCTGGTGACGTTGGTGTACGCCCGGTCGTTCGCCGCTCAACCGGACCGATACGGTGGCGGGCATGAGCGGCCGCGCACAGCTGATGTGGGACGAGGCAGTAACGGGCTATGA
- a CDS encoding acetoin utilization protein AcuC, with protein sequence MSGRAQLMWDEAVTGYDFGPEHPMDPVRLDLTRRLVGALGLDREVDVVAAKPAGESTLRLVHREDYVQAVKAASVEPGSADQSYGLGTMDDPAFAGMHEVSALIAGLSVGAAEAVWRGEALHAVNFAGGLHHAMPGGASGFCIYNDASLAIARLLELGAERVAYVDVDVHHGDGVQAAFWDDPRVLTISLHEHPRTLFPQTGWPEETGGERAEGSAVNVALPAGTGDAGWLRAFHSVVPELIADFRPDVLVTQHGADTHFEDPLAHLAVSLDAQRAVQVACHELAHEYAGGKWVALGGGGYAVVDVVPRSWTHLVGVAAGVPVAPETVIPEGWRQEVFARTRQLGPVRMTDGRWPVEWAEWESGYDPADRLDQAVLATRRAVFPLRGLLP encoded by the coding sequence ATGAGCGGCCGCGCACAGCTGATGTGGGACGAGGCAGTAACGGGCTATGACTTCGGGCCCGAGCATCCGATGGATCCGGTTCGGCTGGATCTGACCCGGAGGCTGGTCGGTGCCCTGGGGCTCGACCGGGAGGTGGACGTCGTCGCGGCGAAGCCCGCCGGGGAGTCGACGCTGCGGCTGGTGCACCGGGAGGACTACGTCCAGGCCGTCAAGGCGGCGTCGGTGGAGCCGGGGTCGGCGGACCAGTCGTACGGGCTGGGGACGATGGACGATCCGGCCTTCGCGGGGATGCACGAGGTGTCCGCCCTCATCGCCGGGCTGTCCGTCGGGGCCGCGGAGGCCGTCTGGCGGGGCGAGGCGCTGCACGCGGTGAACTTCGCGGGTGGGTTGCATCATGCGATGCCGGGCGGGGCGTCGGGGTTCTGTATCTACAACGACGCTTCGCTGGCGATCGCCCGGTTGCTGGAGCTGGGGGCCGAGCGGGTCGCGTATGTGGATGTGGACGTGCATCACGGGGACGGCGTGCAGGCGGCGTTCTGGGACGACCCGCGGGTGCTGACGATCTCCCTGCACGAGCATCCTCGTACCTTGTTCCCGCAGACCGGGTGGCCGGAGGAGACCGGTGGGGAGCGGGCGGAGGGGTCGGCGGTGAACGTCGCGCTGCCGGCCGGGACCGGCGACGCGGGGTGGCTGCGGGCGTTCCACTCGGTGGTGCCGGAGCTGATCGCCGATTTCCGGCCGGATGTGCTGGTGACCCAGCACGGGGCCGACACGCACTTCGAGGATCCGTTGGCTCATCTCGCGGTGTCTCTCGATGCGCAGCGGGCTGTGCAGGTGGCCTGTCATGAGTTGGCGCACGAGTACGCCGGGGGCAAGTGGGTCGCGCTCGGTGGGGGCGGGTACGCGGTGGTGGATGTGGTGCCGCGGTCGTGGACGCATCTGGTGGGGGTGGCGGCGGGGGTGCCGGTGGCGCCGGAGACGGTGATTCCGGAGGGGTGGCGACAGGAGGTCTTCGCTCGTACCCGGCAGTTGGGGCCGGTGCGGATGACCGACGGGCGGTGGCCGGTGGAGTGGGCGGAGTGGGAGTCGGGGTACGACCCCGCCGATCGGTTGGACCAGGCTGTGTTGGCCACGCGGCGGGCGGTGTTTCCGTTGCGGGGGTTGTTGCCGTAG
- a CDS encoding NAD-dependent epimerase/dehydratase family protein: MGKVVLVTGVARQLGGRFVRRIQRDPQVDRVVAVDAVRPEHHLGGADFIEADIRQPTIARVLAETGADTVVHLDVTATALGRGSRTTVKETNVIGTMQLLGACQKSPNVKRLVVKSSTNVYGSAPRDPAVFTETTPPKSLPSGGFAKDAVEVEGYVRGFARRRPDVAVCVLRFANILGPTAETPLAAYFSLPVLPTVLGYDPRLQFVHEDDVIEVLRIASHEPRRGTLNSGTFNIAGDGALLLSQCSRRLGRPTVPLLLPAVTWAGSLVRTLGMTDFSPEQIRLLTHGRVVSTDQMRETLGFTPRYTTAETFADFARSHGPGLLPPEAVAGAVDRIAALSLPGGGHPPVHLPTQSAN; this comes from the coding sequence TTGGGAAAGGTCGTGCTCGTTACCGGAGTGGCCCGTCAGCTGGGGGGCCGGTTCGTACGACGGATCCAGCGTGACCCACAGGTCGACCGGGTGGTCGCCGTGGACGCGGTGCGGCCCGAGCACCATCTCGGGGGCGCCGACTTCATCGAGGCCGACATCCGGCAGCCCACCATCGCGCGGGTGCTCGCCGAGACCGGTGCCGACACCGTCGTCCACCTCGACGTGACGGCGACCGCGCTGGGCAGGGGCAGCCGGACCACGGTCAAGGAGACCAACGTCATCGGGACCATGCAGCTGCTCGGCGCCTGTCAGAAATCGCCGAATGTGAAACGGCTGGTGGTCAAGTCCTCCACCAACGTCTACGGGTCCGCGCCGCGTGATCCCGCCGTGTTCACCGAGACGACCCCGCCCAAGTCGCTGCCCAGCGGCGGCTTCGCCAAGGACGCCGTCGAGGTCGAGGGGTATGTGCGTGGGTTCGCCCGGCGGCGGCCCGATGTCGCCGTGTGCGTGCTGCGGTTCGCCAACATCCTGGGGCCGACCGCCGAGACGCCGCTCGCCGCGTACTTCTCGCTGCCCGTGCTGCCGACCGTGCTCGGCTACGACCCCCGGCTCCAGTTCGTGCACGAGGACGACGTGATCGAGGTGCTGCGGATCGCCTCGCACGAACCGCGGCGGGGCACCCTCAACAGCGGCACCTTCAACATCGCCGGGGACGGGGCGCTGTTGCTGTCGCAGTGTTCGCGGCGGCTCGGGCGGCCCACCGTGCCCCTGCTGCTGCCTGCCGTCACCTGGGCGGGGTCGCTGGTGCGTACGCTGGGCATGACGGACTTCTCGCCCGAGCAGATCCGGCTGCTCACCCATGGTCGGGTCGTGTCCACGGACCAGATGCGCGAGACGCTGGGGTTCACGCCGCGGTACACCACGGCGGAGACCTTCGCGGACTTCGCGCGCAGTCACGGACCCGGACTCCTGCCGCCCGAGGCCGTTGCCGGGGCCGTCGACCGGATCGCCGCGCTGTCCCTGCCGGGCGGCGGCCACCCCCCGGTCCACCTCCCGACGCAGAGCGCCAACTGA
- a CDS encoding cysteine hydrolase family protein, producing MDIAENAALVVVDVQKGFEELDFWGARNNPGADDNIAALIDVWQGTGRPVVFVRHDSVKPGSPLRLGYEGNDFKEYVEERRGKGSGAELFLTKTVNSAFLGTPDLAAWLTAAGVSQIVVAGIQTNMCAETTARMGGNLGYDVLFAYDATYTFDLEGPFGWRRSAEEIAQASAVSLHGGGFARVVTTEELVGAAGA from the coding sequence ATGGATATCGCGGAGAACGCAGCGCTGGTGGTCGTCGATGTGCAGAAGGGCTTCGAGGAGCTGGACTTCTGGGGGGCGCGGAACAATCCCGGGGCCGATGACAACATCGCCGCGCTCATCGACGTATGGCAGGGGACGGGGCGGCCGGTCGTGTTCGTGCGGCACGACTCGGTGAAGCCGGGGTCGCCGTTGCGGCTGGGGTATGAGGGGAACGACTTCAAGGAGTACGTGGAGGAGCGGCGGGGGAAGGGTTCCGGGGCCGAGCTGTTCCTGACCAAGACGGTGAACTCGGCGTTCCTCGGGACGCCGGATCTGGCCGCCTGGCTGACCGCGGCGGGAGTCTCGCAGATCGTGGTGGCCGGGATCCAGACCAACATGTGCGCGGAGACGACTGCGCGGATGGGCGGCAATCTCGGGTACGACGTGCTGTTCGCGTACGACGCGACGTACACGTTCGACCTGGAGGGTCCGTTCGGCTGGCGGCGGAGTGCGGAGGAGATCGCGCAGGCGTCGGCGGTGTCCCTGCACGGGGGTGGGTTCGCGCGGGTGGTGACGACCGAGGAGCTCGTGGGGGCGGCCGGTGCCTGA
- a CDS encoding helix-turn-helix domain-containing protein gives MGAAGERPLNEVQFLTVAEVASVMRVSKMTVYRLVHSGHLPAIRVGRSFRVPEQAVHEYLRESYVGVETA, from the coding sequence ATGGGTGCAGCCGGCGAGAGGCCTCTGAACGAGGTTCAGTTCCTTACCGTGGCGGAAGTCGCCTCGGTGATGCGAGTGTCGAAGATGACCGTGTACCGACTGGTGCACAGCGGTCATCTGCCCGCGATCCGGGTGGGGCGGTCCTTCCGCGTCCCCGAGCAAGCGGTGCACGAGTACCTCCGCGAGAGCTACGTGGGGGTGGAAACCGCCTGA
- the proC gene encoding pyrroline-5-carboxylate reductase: MTQKVAVLGTGKIGEALLSGMIRGGWPPADLLVTARRPERAEELRTRYGVTPVTNAEAAKTADTLILTVKPQDMGTLLDELAPHVPADRLIISGAAGITTASIEERLAAGTPVVRVMTNTPALVDEAMSVISAGTHATAAHLAHTEEIFGAVGKTLRVPESQQDACTALSGSGPAYFFYLVEAMTDAGILLGLPRDKAHDLIVQSAIGAATMLRDSGEHPVKLRENVTSPAGTTINAIRELENHGVRAALIAALEAARDRSRELASGKKD, from the coding sequence ATGACCCAGAAAGTCGCAGTCCTCGGCACCGGCAAGATCGGCGAAGCCCTCCTCAGCGGCATGATCCGAGGCGGCTGGCCCCCCGCCGACCTCCTCGTCACCGCCCGCCGCCCGGAACGAGCCGAGGAACTCCGCACCCGCTACGGAGTCACCCCGGTCACCAACGCCGAGGCCGCCAAGACCGCGGACACCCTGATCCTCACGGTCAAACCGCAGGACATGGGCACCCTCCTCGACGAGCTCGCCCCGCACGTCCCCGCCGACCGCCTGATCATCAGCGGAGCCGCCGGCATCACCACCGCCTCCATCGAGGAGCGCCTCGCCGCCGGCACCCCGGTCGTCCGCGTCATGACGAACACCCCCGCCCTCGTCGACGAGGCCATGTCCGTCATCTCCGCCGGCACCCACGCCACCGCCGCCCACCTCGCCCACACCGAGGAGATCTTCGGCGCCGTAGGCAAGACCCTCCGCGTCCCCGAGTCCCAGCAGGACGCCTGCACCGCCCTCTCCGGCTCCGGCCCGGCGTACTTCTTCTACCTGGTCGAAGCCATGACGGACGCCGGCATCCTGCTCGGCCTGCCCCGCGACAAGGCCCACGACCTCATCGTCCAGTCCGCGATCGGCGCCGCGACGATGCTCCGCGACAGCGGCGAACACCCGGTCAAGCTCCGCGAGAACGTCACGTCCCCCGCCGGCACCACCATCAACGCCATCCGCGAACTCGAGAACCACGGCGTACGAGCCGCCCTCATCGCCGCCCTCGAGGCCGCCCGCGACCGCAGCCGAGAACTGGCCTCCGGCAAGAAGGACTGA
- a CDS encoding VC0807 family protein yields the protein MTTNQCKKQNAFAPLIVDVAVPLGSYYLFKGAFGMSTFAALAWSSLVPAGRTMWSAVSRRTVNGLAGLILVVNIVGLVLSLVSGDPRLMLAKDSGVSSTIGIGILVSAALGRPMMTAAVKPFLVKGDAVREAAWARLESGASVASADFRKRERAFSIVWGVVLLVECVVRVVGAYTVPVDTMVWLGSVVMVVAMGIGFVVGGALGAGPMAAMVAFELGAGKAVEDEVEVPEVVLAR from the coding sequence ATGACGACGAACCAGTGCAAGAAGCAGAACGCCTTCGCCCCGCTCATCGTGGATGTGGCGGTGCCGCTCGGGTCGTACTACCTCTTCAAGGGCGCGTTCGGGATGAGCACCTTCGCCGCTCTCGCCTGGAGCAGCCTGGTCCCGGCCGGGCGGACCATGTGGAGCGCGGTCAGCCGGCGGACGGTCAACGGGCTCGCCGGGCTCATCCTCGTCGTCAACATCGTCGGACTGGTGCTCAGCCTGGTCTCCGGTGATCCGCGGCTGATGCTGGCCAAGGACAGCGGGGTCAGCAGCACGATCGGGATCGGGATCCTGGTCTCCGCGGCGCTGGGGAGGCCGATGATGACCGCCGCGGTCAAGCCGTTCCTGGTGAAGGGGGACGCGGTCAGGGAGGCGGCCTGGGCGCGGCTGGAGAGTGGCGCGTCGGTCGCGTCGGCGGACTTCCGCAAGCGGGAGCGGGCCTTCTCGATCGTCTGGGGTGTGGTGCTGCTCGTCGAGTGCGTCGTGCGGGTCGTGGGGGCGTACACGGTGCCGGTGGACACCATGGTGTGGCTCGGTTCCGTGGTCATGGTCGTGGCGATGGGGATCGGCTTCGTGGTCGGCGGGGCGCTCGGTGCCGGGCCGATGGCGGCGATGGTCGCCTTCGAGCTGGGGGCCGGGAAGGCCGTAGAGGACGAGGTCGAGGTGCCCGAGGTCGTCCTCGCCCGGTGA
- a CDS encoding phosphatase — protein sequence MLSSVALRAHLLAARLAGAVATSREESLRSYRLFAARDPRVLLGLDPERSWGQRDLIALMADKCGVSADPGCVSGHDVIDPERTLAGLDAFAARLASVAQRGAPVLLGTGHPHRLLGFYAAVADALSAAGCDVLTPAQGHCVDITTRFGLRTHNLDYVRGVAVVREAGVERAGCATGAHSHSPLPVRVALAAAAEGGGPLPELVIGDHGWVCGAGQLGFEAIGLADTDDPALFVGEAEGIVSVVVPLDDAVRSAYYRPLTRYVLNRACLSQ from the coding sequence GTGTTGAGTTCCGTGGCGCTGCGGGCGCATCTGCTGGCTGCGCGGTTGGCCGGGGCGGTGGCCACCTCCCGGGAGGAGAGTCTGCGGAGCTATCGGCTCTTCGCCGCTCGTGATCCCCGGGTGCTGCTCGGGCTTGATCCCGAGCGGAGTTGGGGGCAGCGGGATCTGATCGCGCTGATGGCCGACAAGTGTGGAGTTTCGGCCGATCCCGGCTGCGTTTCCGGGCATGATGTGATCGATCCTGAGCGCACACTGGCCGGGCTGGACGCCTTCGCGGCGCGGCTCGCCTCGGTCGCCCAGCGTGGCGCGCCCGTGCTGCTGGGCACCGGGCATCCGCATCGGCTGCTGGGGTTCTACGCCGCCGTTGCGGACGCTTTGTCGGCGGCGGGATGTGATGTTCTCACCCCGGCGCAGGGTCACTGTGTCGACATAACGACCCGGTTCGGTCTACGTACGCACAACCTCGACTACGTACGGGGAGTCGCGGTCGTCCGGGAGGCAGGTGTCGAACGCGCCGGTTGTGCGACCGGTGCGCACAGCCATTCGCCGCTCCCGGTTCGGGTCGCGCTGGCGGCTGCGGCCGAGGGTGGGGGGCCGCTGCCCGAGCTGGTCATCGGGGACCACGGATGGGTCTGCGGGGCAGGTCAGCTGGGTTTCGAGGCCATCGGGCTGGCGGACACCGACGACCCCGCGCTGTTCGTGGGGGAGGCCGAGGGAATCGTCTCCGTCGTCGTTCCACTTGATGACGCCGTGCGGTCCGCTTACTACAGGCCGCTGACCCGCTACGTACTCAATCGAGCGTGTCTGTCACAGTAG